The sequence CAGCAGCGGCCGGATCTCGTCACTGCTGCGGGTTTTCGATACCGCGATCAGGGCGATATCGAACGGCTTGCGGTCCGCTATTCCGGCGGCTTTCGCGATTTTGCCACGGATGTCCTCGAGTGCTGGATTTGCCAAGGGTGAATCTCTCTCAATCATTCTCTTTCGCCAAGCTTGCGTCTATAGGCCTGCTTATGTTGCGAGACCAGCCCTGCCCCTTCTTGCCGGACCGGACGGATTGGCTCCCGCCGCGCCTGTGGCTGTTCACCGACGAGCGAAACGACGCGCAGCTAGAACAATCCGTGCGCAAGCTGCCGCGCGGCAGCGGGATTGTCTTTCGGCACTATCATTTGCCGGCAGACGCGCGGCGGGCGCGGTTTGAGACCATCCGACGTCTCGCCCGGCGGTACGGGCATAGGCTGCTGCTCGCGGGGCCGGTGGAACAGGCCCGGCGCTGGGGAGCCGATGGCGTGCATGGCCGGACGCCGCGGCGGAGGCTAGCCGCCGGATTGCTGCACAGCGTCGCGGTTCATGATGCGGGGGAGATCCAGCAGGCCAATCGTGCCGGCGCTGACCTCTATTTTCTGTCGCCGGTCTTCACGACCCGCTCGCATCCCGGCCAGCGGCCTCTCAATCCCTTGCAGGCGCGCCGGCTGGCCGCCTTGTGCCAGGGCGCGGTAATCTATCTGGGCGGGATGAACCGGCATCGCTACCGGACGCGCAAGAACCATCTGACGCACGGCTGGGCGGCGATCGACGCTTTGCGCTAATTTAGGAATGTCTAGAAGCGGAACTGCGTTCCGACATAGACGGCCTGGCTATCCTGACGGCTGTCGGTCAGCGGTGCCATCCGGTCACGCTCGTTATTGATCCGGACACCGGCGGTCACCTGCAGATTGCGGGTAAGCGAATAGCTGCCACCGACATCAAGCGTATAATCTTTCTCGCTCGCGTCCAGCGCCCGCGGTGCGGCGTTGATCGGAGCCGAGGCATCGAGCGACATGCGCGGGTTGAAACGGCTCTTCTTGCCCTTATCCTCCTCGCCCAGCAGTCTTTCCCCGCCGATTTCCGAAAGATCAGGCATATTGCCGTTCAGCTTCTTGACCGGAATCGCGAAGCTCTTCAGACCTTTTGCAGCGCCGAGACTATAGGAAACGGGGGCAATTTTCGCCGCGCTTGTCACGCCCGATCCGGGTGCTGCGGCGAGGATATTCTCGCGAATCGAAACAGCGTCCGCCTTCTGGCGAACCACGACGGTGACCGAACGTTCGCCGTCACGGGTCCCGCCGGAGGGCGTGAATTTGAAACTGGCATTGCCGCGCAAGGCATTCAGATTATATTTGGCGACGAGGTCAGGGTCGGCACCGGCAACGGTAAAGGAACCGATCGATCCGAGGGTTTTCAGCGACACCATCGTGTCATCACCGGAAAGAACTTTCGCCAGAGCAGGAGTCATGGCAAGGCCAGAGATCGCGAGTCCCGTCGCTAACCAACCGAAATGACTGACCTTTTTCGTCATGATGAAGATGCTTCCCCTTAATATGGCCTTCGATATAACAAAAACCGCTGATCTGCACGAGTCAACATGTTGTTTTTGTCCGATTTTCTCAAACTAGCCTGTTTCTGTTGCAGTTCGGTTACGCTTTTGTCCGGACATCGTTTCATTTTCTAGCAGGAAAAAGATGAACCGGAGATGATTTTGCGGCCATTCAACTGGGGTTCAGTCCGCGCTCCACAAGAGCGAAACATGCGCTTATGCTTGCCCCTCGCGGCAAAGCATTTATAGAGAGCGCTGAAATGATATCATGTCCGGAACAAATCCTGCAAAAGGGATTTCGTCCCGGCGCAAAATGCAACCAGGAGCGCTTCATGTCCCGCCTCAAATCATCCCTATTCCTGCGGTCTGCAACCGCTAGCCTGCTGACATTGTCCCTGCTCTCCGCCTGTGGCGGAAAAGAGCGGCCGAAAGCCGATCTCGCAGCGTCCCAGGTTACCACAATCGGCGTGAACAGCTATTTGTGGCGCGCATCGCTCGATGCCCTGGCCTTCATGCCGCTGACCCAGACCGACAGCAACGGCGGCGTGATCCTGACCGACTGGTATGTAAACCCGCAGAACCCGGGCGAGCGGATGAAGATCAATGTCTCGATCCTCGACCAGGATCTGCGCGCCGACGCCCTGCGCGTTGCAGCGTCGCGGCAGGTCGCGCAGAACGGCACCTGGGTGGACGCCCCGGTCAAGGCCGCGACCACGCAGAAGCTCGAACAGATCATCCTCACCAAGGCGCGCGATTTGCGGCGCGGTGCGATCACCAACTAAACCTTCCTGCCACATCATGGGGCCGCAATGACCGATCAGCGATTCAATCCACTGGCGGCGGACAAACGCTGGCAAGAGCGCTGGGCGAGTGCCGGCACTTTCGAGGCGGACGACGCCAGCAGCAAGCCGCGCAGCTATGTGCTCGAGATGTTTCCCTATCCCTCGGGCCGCATCCACATGGGCCATGTCCGCAACTATACGATGGGCGACGTGCTTGCCCGGTTCCGGCGGATGCAGGGCTATGAAGTGCTCCACCCGATGGGCTGGGACGCCTTCGGAATGCCGGCGGAAAATGCCGCGATGGAAAAGAAAGTCCATCCCGGCGAATGGACCCGGGCCAATATCGCCTCGATGCGCAGCCAGCTGAAGACTCTGGGCTTCGCCTTTGACTGGAGCCGCGAGCTGGCGACCTGCGAACCGGATTATTATGGGCAGGAACAGGCGCTTTTCATCGATCTGTTCGAAGGCGGTCTGGTCTATCGCAAGGAATCGGCGGTCAACTGGGACCCGGTCGACATGACCGTGCTCGCCAACGAACAGGTGATCGACGGCAAGGGCTGGCGGTCCGGCGCACCGGTGGAAAAGCGCAAGCTCAGCCAGTGGTTTTTAAAGATCACCGATTTTGCCGAGGATCTGCTGGCCGGACTCGGCGACCTCAAAGGCTGGCCGGAAAAAGTGCGGCTGATGCAGGAAAACTGGATCGGCAAGTCACAGGGCCTGCAATTCCATTTCCAGCTCGCCGAAGCGCAAGGCGATATCGACAGCGTGGAGGTGTTCTCGACCCGGCCCGACACGATTTTCGGAGCGAGTTTTGTCGCGCTGTCGGCCGACCATCCGCTGACGCAGAAACTCGCTGGCCAGAATGACGCGCTCGCGGCCTTCGCCGAAGAATGCAAGGCTGGCGGCACCACCGCTGCCGAGCTCGAGACGATGGAGAAAAAGGGCTTCGATACCGGCCTGACCGTCACCCATCCGCTCGATCCCGACTGGCAATTGCCCGTCTATGTCGCCAATTTCGTGCTGATGGATTATGGCACCGGCGCGGTATTCGGCGTGCCGGCGCATGACCAGCGCGATCTCGACTTTGCCCGCAAATATGACCTGCCGGTCAAGCGCGTTGTCTCGGACGGCGATGAAACCGCTGCCGAATATATCGGGGACGAGGCCTATACCGGTCCCGGCAAAATCGTGAACAGCGCCTTTCTCGACGGCATGACCGTCGAAGCAGCGCAGCAGGCGATTATCGATCGCGCGGAATCCGAAGGCTGGGGCAAGGCCCAGACGACCTGGCGGCTGCGCGACTGGGGCGTATCGCGCCAGCGCTACTGGGGCACGCCGATCCCGATCATTCATTGCGATGCTTGCGGTCCGGTGCCGGTGCCCAAGGATCAGCTACCGATCGTATTGCCCGAAGACATCGATTTTGAAACTCCGGGCAACCCGCTGGAACGCCACGCGACATGGAAACATGTCGACTGTCCCAAATGCGGCAAGGCGGCGCGGCGCGAGACCGACACGCTCGACACTTTTGTCGACAGCAGCTGGTATTTCCTGCGCTTTGCCAGCCAGCCGGACGACCGGCCCTTTGACCCCGAAGTGGTCAAGCAGTGGCTGCCGGTGACACAATATATCGGCGGCGTCGAACATGCGATCCTGCATCTGCTCTATGCCCGATTCTGGACGCGCGCTCTGGCGAGCATCGGCAAGCTGGATTTTGCCGAGCCGTTCGAGAGCCTGTTCACCCAGGGCATGGTGACCCACGAAACCTATAAACATGGCGACGGCAGCTGGCTGTCGCCTGACGAGGTCGAGAAAAACGGTAGCGACTGGGCGGTGATCGCTGACGGGTCGCCGGTCACCACCGGCCGGGTCGAGAAAATGTCGAAGTCGAAGAAAAATGTCGTCGATCCCGATCCGATCATCGAACAATATGGCGCCGATGCGGTGCGTTTCTTCATGCTCTCCGACAGCCCGCCCGAGCGCGACCTGCCTTGGTCGGAAGCGGGTATCGAAGGCAGCTGGCGCTTTGTCCAGCGCCTGTGGCGGTTGTTTATCGCTGTCGCAGACAGTGAAGATACAGGCGAAGACAAGGCGCTTCGCCGCAAGCTCCACCAGACCGTCGCCGGTGTGGCTGGCGATGTCGAAGCGCTGTCATTCAACAAGGCGGTCGCGAAGATATTCGAACTGGTCAATCTGATCGAAAAATCGCAGCCTTCCGCAGACCGGACCATTGCGATCAAGTCGCTTGCCCGGATCGTGGCGCCGATGGTGCCGCATATTGCCGAGGAAGCATGGGCCTTGTTTGGCGAGAGCGATCTGGTCGCCAATGCACCATGGCCGGAGGTGGACGAAAGCCTGCTGGTCGATGACGAAGTGACGATTGCGATTCAGGTGCGCGGAAAATTGCGCGATACGATCACCGTGGCCAAGGGCAGCAGCAAGGATCAGCTCGAAGAGCTTGCCCTCGCTTCCGAGAAGGTGCAGCGTAGCCTCGACGGAGCGGAAATAAAGAAGGTGATTGTCGTGCCCGACCGACTGGTCAATATCGTCATATGAGTTCCATGATCGCCCGGATCGGCCTGGTCGTGGCATTGTCAGTGATGCTGGCCGGCTGCAACCTGCGGCCGCTCTATGCTGGTGGCACGAACGGCGTCGTCGCGCAGGAACTGGGCAATGTCGAGATTGAACCGATCGCCGGCAAGGCCGGATGGCTGACCCGCAATGCACTGAAGGATCAGCTCGGCGCCTTTGAGGGACAACAGGCCAAATATCGGCTGACGGTCGCACTGGAAGACAAGATTGCCGGTTTCGGCGTGCGCAGCGATGACCGGATCACGCGCGAGCGCAGAACGTTGCGCGCCCGCTATCAGCTGGTCCGTCTCTCTGATTCCGTAGTGGTCCTTGATGCCACAGCCGGATCGGATGCGGGTATCGACGTGGTCTCTTCGGAATATGCCACGCTCGCGGCGGAAGACACGGCACTGGAAAATCTGGCGACCCGCGTGGCCAACCAGATTGTCACCCGGCTGTCCCTGTTCGCCCGGAAAGAGGCCAGCGCGACGCCGCAGCCATGAAGGCAAAGCCGGAGGACATTGTCAGGCGCTTTCACGCCGGGTCCGATCAATTCAGACTGGTCCTGCTGTGCGGTCCCAATGTCACCCGCTGCCAGGCGCTGGTCGAGGAACTGGTCAAGCCGCTGGCGCAAGCCGCCGAGCGGGTCGATCTGACGATCGGCGATATTGCCGACGGGCCGGCCCGGCTCAATGACGAAGCCAATTCCGCATCGCTATTCGGCGACAAGCGTTTTCTCGTCTTGCGGCTGAACAGCGGCGAAGCGGTCCGCGCAACAGCGGCAATCGATTATCTTCTGGCCAGCGAAACGGCTGGCGACCCGGTATTTGTCATCGCGCCCGGCATGGGCGACAAGACCGCATTGGCAAAAAGCATCATCGCCGCGCCCGATGCATTGATCGCGACCTGCTATGAAACGACGCCCCAGCAGGCAGCGGCGGCGATCCAGACGATGGCGCAAACCGAAGGGCTGCGACTGAGCCGGGAAATGGCCCAGGAAATTGCCGCGCTGACCAGCAATGATCTGGTGCTGGCGCGCATGGAAGTGGAAAAAATCGCGCTCTATCTTGATGCGACGCCGGAAAATCCGCTGGCCCCGGAAGACGATATATTGCTGCTGCTCGGTGCTGAAAATGACGAAGAGGATATCAATCTGCTGATCCACGCCGCGCTCAATGGCGATGCGGCCCGGCTGGCGCAGGAAATCGCCGCAACCCGGGCGCAGGGCATCAGCGAGATCGGCCTGATACGGATAATGCTCCGGCATTTGTCTAAGCTCGCGGAATTGCGCAGCAAGGTCGACAAGGGTGGCAATGTCGATGCTGTCGCCGGTCATCCCAGCGTGTTTTTCAAGGAACAGAAACATTTCAAGCGGCAACTGCGCATCTGGTCATCCGCCCATATCGCGCGGTTGATCGAACGGATCCTGCAGCTGGAGATCGCGATGAAAAGCAGCGGCCAGCCTGATCAGGTACTTCTGGAGGAAGAACTGCTGCTGATCGCCCGAAAAGCGGCCAGCGGTCGCTAGGACAAAAGCGCGGCTTCACTCATAGTCGGCGGTAATCGCGATCCGGCCGCGGAACCGGCCGCTGGCGTCACCGCGAATACGCAATTGCCCGCCAAAGGCAAAGGTCAGCCGTCCCGACGGATCGAGCCTTGCCAGCGCCGGCAGATTGGTTTCCAGCCGCTCCAGTTCGGCCGTCGAACCATTGGGTGCGCTCAGCTGAATCCGCTCCGGCAGGAAAATCCGCACGCTCCGGCCCGGTTCACCGGTCAGGCGTCCTTCGCCGTGCAGCGCCATGCCGCCAAGATTGGCAATGCTGCCGCGGATCTGCCGGTCACCCGACATCGGATCAATGCTCACCACGCCGCCGCTGCTGCTGAGCAAGGCCATGCGCGAGAAATCCAGATTGGCGGTAATCTCGATCTGCAACGGAATCTCCGGTCGCCCGTCCACCGCCCCGGACAGGCTGTCAGGCTGACCGCTGGCCGCACACAGGCGGCATTGCGCCTGCAAGCTCGCCGGCGGGAAGGCCAGGGAAGCCATCAGCATTGCGCCAGTCAGCAAGGATTTCACCACCATTGTCATAATCACACATCCTGCCCAGATATGCCTAACATCGGGTTAACCAACAAAAAGGCGGATCGGCTGGCTTCGTCAGATCCCTTGACCGGCTGCCCTCGAATGCCCATCTAGCGGGAATGGAAAAAACTATATTGAGCGACGAGCAATGGCGGCAAAAGCTGTCTCCGGAGCAATATCACGTGTTGCGCGAAGCCGGCACCGAACGGCCCTTTACGGGGGCGCTGAACACCGAATATCGCGATGGTGAATTTTTCTGCGCCGGCTGCGGCAGCAAATTGTTTGAATCGGACAGCAAGTTCGACAGCGGTTGCGGCTGGCCAAGCTTTTCCGCGCCCGCCGATTCCGAAGCGGTCACCGAAATCGAGGATAACAGCCTCGACATGCGCCGGATCGAGATACGCTGCTCCACCTGCGACGGGCATCTGGGCCATGTCTTTCCCGACGGGCCAACCGAAACCGGTCTGCGCTATTGCATGAACAGCGCTGCCATGGCTTTCGAACCCAAGGCCGACTGACTTTTTTCTGTGCTTCCCTGTTCAGCCTACGCTAAGGCACCAGAACGCTAGAAAATCTCTGGTTTAGTATATAGTGGGTGGATCGATATGGCGCGGGCCAAAAAACGCAGCAACAAACAGGGTCCAGTCCGCAAATGGCTGTGGCGGCTGACCAAAGCGGGTCTGGTCGTCGGATTGCTGGCCGCCATTGCTCTGGTGGTTGCGGTCCTGGTTGTCCGTTCGTCACTCCCCGGTTTCGAGGATCTCAAATCCTCTCCCAACGGCCAGATGATCCGGGTGCTGGACGTGAATGGCAAAGAGCTGTTCTCGATGGGCCCGAGCTACGGTGAATGGCTGGAATATTCGGACATTCCGGAAGTCATGAAATCCGCCATGGTCGCGGTCGAGGACCGCCGCTACGAAAGCCATCCCGGCGTTGATCCGATCGGCATCGCGCGCTCGTTACAGGTAAGGATGCAGCGCGGCCACTGGGCGCAGGGCGGCTCCACCATCACCCAGCAGCTCGCGCGCAACGTGTTCCTGAACAACAACCGCACCTTTGGCCGGAAGGGCCGTGAAATATTGCTCGCGCTGGCAATGGAGCGGAAATTCTCCAAGGAACAGATTCTCGAACTCTATCTGAACAAGGTCTATTATGGTGGCGGTGCCTATGGCATCGACGCCGCATCGCGCCGCTTCTTCGCGCACAGCGCCAGAGAACTCAACCTGGCCGAGGCCGCGATCATCGCCGGTCTGGTCAAGGCACCGTCCCGCTATTCCCCCACCGCCGACGCCACGGCAGCCATTGGGCGCGCTACGGTAGTGCTGGAAGTGATGCAGGATGCCGGTGCGATAAGCGCATCCGAAGCCGCGAAAACCAATCCCGCTTCGGTCAAGCTGGCGCCCGAACCGCGGCAGAACAGTGTGCGCTATTTCACCGACTGGGCGCTGCCGCAGCTGGACCTGCTGATCGACGAGAGCGTGGAGCCTATCGAGGTCTGGACGACGCTGGATCTTGATATGCAGCGCGTCGCCACCGCGGCCATCCAGTCCGGTGTGCCGGCCGGTGCCCAGGGCGCATTGGTGGCAATCGACCGCGATGGCGCGGTGCGCGCGATGGTCGGTGGGACCGACTATGTGACCTCCAATTACAACCGCGCAACCCAGGCCGTTCGCCAGCCCGGTTCGGCCTGGAAAGTGTTCGTCTATATGGCGGCGCTGGAAGCGGGCTATACGCCCAATGACACGGTGACCGACGAGCCGATCACGATCGGCAACTGGACGCCGCGCAACAGCGGGGACCGCTATGCCGGCGACATTGATGTCCGCACCGCTTTTGCCTTTTCCAAGAATACCGTCGCGGCGGCGATCGGCAATGATATCGGGACATCCTCCATCGCCAATATGGCGCGCCGGTTCGGCATCACCACTCCGATCAACACCAACCCCTCGATGGTATTGGGTACGTCCGACGTGCGATTGCTGGACATGACCCGTGCCTTTGCCTCGATCAGCGCCAAGGGCATTGCGATAACCCCGTTCGGTATCACCAAGGTGCAAACGATGAAGGGTGATATCCTGTACCAGAGCAAGTTTGACGGCAGCCGCGTGCTGGTCGACCCCTGGGTCGCAGCCGGGATCACGGACCTGATGCAGACAGCCGTCGCCACCGGCACCGGGCGGGCCGCACAGATCGGCAGACCGGTTGCGGGCAAGACCGGTACCACCAGCAGCAACAAGGATGGCTGGTTCCTCGGCTTTTCCAGCGGGCTGACCACCGGCGTCTGGATGGGCCGTGATGATGCCAAACCGGTCGGCGGATTGCAGGGTGGCCGGGCTCCGGCCAGCGTCTTCGCGCAGTTCATGAAAATGGCCGTAGCCAATCGCAAGGTCGAGAAATTCGATACCGAACTGGTCTTGCCGGAATGGCAGCTGGAACCGGATGAAGACGAGCTGTTCGGAGCGCCCGAAGACGGTATCTATGTCGACGAGAACGGGATGCCGATCGAGACGGGTCGCGGATTCGAATATGATCTGGAAGGCGGGGAAGCCGCCGACAGTCCGCGGCTAGACCAGGACTGGATCGATTCGGTGCTGGGTCGCGGCGAGGATCCCGGTCCCCGCAAGCCGGAACCGGCACCGGTCAAGAAACCGAAGCCGCAACCACCACAGAATCCACCCGAATCCCTGCTTCCCGAAGCCGCGCGTCAGGAACAGCAATAGGGATCAGGTTCGGTCGACCGGCGGAGACTGTCTTTCGGCGCCCACCATGTGCAGGCCACGACCATGGTCCTTGAGCCAGCGGTCGGCCACGTGACGGTCCGATTCGAATATCCGGTCGAGCAGGGCATAGAATCGCTTGCTGTGATCCATATGGGTGAGATGGGCCACTTCATGCGCAACCACCGACCGGCGGACATGCGGCGGCGCCATGACCAGCCGCCAGCTCAACCGGATCGACTTGCGACTGGAGCAACTGCCCCAGCGGCGCCGCGCATCGCCGACGGCCAGCCGCGGCAAATCGGTTCCGGCCCGGCTGCAGTAGAATTGCAGATCATCGGCAAATATCGTGCGCGCCCGGGCCCTGAGCCAGCGGAGGATGCGGGCCTCGACAAGTTCGGTCGGTCCACCCAACCGGATTTCTCCATCCAGAATCTCCGGCGTGCGGGCGAATTCCGGGGACCATCTGATGATATAGGGCTCCCCCAGAAACGCGATCTGGCCGCCATCCTCCACCGGAACCGGAGGAACGGCTTCGGCGAAGCGGGCATTGAGCCAGTCGGACTTTGACTGGGCGAAGCGCAGCGCCTGATTTTCCGACGCATAAGGCGGCAGGGTCAGGCGAACGACGCCCTTGACCGTATCGGCTGACACGATGATCGACCGGGCCTGCTTCGATCGGCGCAGCTGCAGAGGATAGCTGACCCCGTCCAGGCTGATAGCAAGCGCTTCGGAGCGGGAGGAGCTAAAGAGGCGCATCGAGAATATGCTGCTCGAGCGGTCCGGCCTTGCTCTCGGGAATGACCTTGCCGCGGATCGACTGACCCGCCGCATGGATCGATTCCCGGTCGCCGGAGACCAGATAATGCCATTCCGGCAGCGGCAGGCCCCGGGCCCGAATTTTATAGGCGCAACTGTCGGGCAGCCAGTCAAATTCTTCCAGCTTGTTGCGAGTCAGCCGGACGCAATCCGGGACATGAAACTTGCGGTGGCGATAATCGCTGCACTGGGCGCTCTGCAGATCGAGCAATTTGCAGGCAATATTGGTCATATATATCTGACCGTCATCCTCGTCCTCGGCCTTCAGCAGGCAGCATTTGCCACAGCCGTCGCACAAGGCCTCCCACTGACCGCGATCCAGCGATTCAAGCGGTGCTTCCCAGAAGGGCTGGTCGGCGCCTAGCGCGCCCATCGGATAATTTCGTCGGCGACCTGCTGCGGCGTGCCGTCAAAGGGCAACAGCGCCAGCGGCTCACCCTCCGGTCCGAAAAGATAGGCCTGGCGGCTATGGTCGACAAGATATTCGCTCGATCCTTCGTCGTTACGGATATCGTAGAGAATCAGATATTTTTTCGCGACAGCGGCGATTTCCTCGACGCTTCCGGTAAGACCGACAAGCCGCGGATGGAAAGCGGAAACATATTGTTTCAGCACGGCAGGCGTATCGCGACCGGGATCGACGGAGATGAAAATCGGCTGGATCTTCCGGGCCAGAGCCGGATCGTCCTTTTCCACCTGTTTCAATCCCAGCATGATATTGGCCAGATCGACCGGGCAGACGTCGGGGCAATAGCTGTAGCCAAAATAGATGATGCGATACTGGCCCTTGAAGTCAGTGTCCGAAGTTTTGCCGCCGTCCTGGTTGGTCAGCGTGAAGGACCCGCCGATCTTCGCGCCCGCAAGCGGTGGCTCCGCACCGGCCGGCGCACCTCCGTCGGACGCAGGGTTGCAGGCGGCCAGAAGTGTCAGTAATCCTGTGGCGAGGATCATTTTTACGACATTGTTGATATTGTTCATTACGGGGCCAGACATGGTCTGCTAGTGGATCAATTTCAACAGATAATTGATAGACAGCAATTGCAGTGGACCGGTGCAAATGGTCACCGGTCAAAAAACGGGGCTAAAAATGTTCAAGAATATATCTTCGGTCACTCACTCGTCCGGTACATTGGTCAAATTCCTGCAGCTCGCCTTGCTGGCGGTTGCCCTTGCGTCGATCTCCGCTCCGGCTGCCGCCCAGTTTTCGGAAAGCTATAATTTTCTGAAAGCGGTCAAGGAGAGAGATGGCGAGGAAGCAACCAAATTTCTCAGCCAGCCGGGGTCGGTGATCGTCAACACGCGCGACCGCTCGACCGGAGAGACGGCCCTGCATATCGTTGTGGCCCGTCGCGACAATATCTGGGTCGGTTTCCTGCTGCAAAAAGGCGCCAATCCCGATCTCGCCGACAAGGAGGGTGTGACGCCGCTCATGCTGGCGACCCAGTTGCGCTTCGTCGACGGTGTCAGGACCCTTCTGGCCAAGAAGGCCAAGGTGGATGCAACGAACAGACAGGGGGAAACGGCCCTCATCCGAGCCGTCCAGCTTCGCGATAGCGAATTGGTCCGCCTGTTGCTCGCCAATGGCGCCGACCCGGACC comes from Sphingorhabdus sp. YGSMI21 and encodes:
- a CDS encoding SCO family protein, yielding MNNINNVVKMILATGLLTLLAACNPASDGGAPAGAEPPLAGAKIGGSFTLTNQDGGKTSDTDFKGQYRIIYFGYSYCPDVCPVDLANIMLGLKQVEKDDPALARKIQPIFISVDPGRDTPAVLKQYVSAFHPRLVGLTGSVEEIAAVAKKYLILYDIRNDEGSSEYLVDHSRQAYLFGPEGEPLALLPFDGTPQQVADEIIRWAR
- a CDS encoding ankyrin repeat domain-containing protein — encoded protein: MFKNISSVTHSSGTLVKFLQLALLAVALASISAPAAAQFSESYNFLKAVKERDGEEATKFLSQPGSVIVNTRDRSTGETALHIVVARRDNIWVGFLLQKGANPDLADKEGVTPLMLATQLRFVDGVRTLLAKKAKVDATNRQGETALIRAVQLRDSELVRLLLANGADPDHTDSLAGKSARDYARQDRRGASILAEIEKADADKKPEPQGRFFGPEG